Proteins from a single region of Orcinus orca chromosome 20, mOrcOrc1.1, whole genome shotgun sequence:
- the MEIS3 gene encoding homeobox protein Meis3 isoform X1: MGHRGPKGARLGHLGTVGQYDELPHYPGIVDSTAALAGFSEAVPSAPRAPGPYGPHRPPQPPPLGLDSDGLRREKDEIYGHPLFPLLALVFEKCELATCSPRDGAGTGPGTPPGSDVCSSDSFNEDIAAFAKQVRSERPLFSSNPELDNLMIQAIQVLRFHLLELEKVHDLCDNFCHRYITCLKGKMPIDLVIEDRDGGCREDLDDYPASCPSLPDQNTTWIRDQEDSGSVHLGTPGPSSGGLASQSGDNSSDQAQHASPCSGDGLDTNVASPSSGGEDEELDHERRQNKKRGIFPKVATNIMRAWLFQHLSHPYPSEEQKKQLSQDTGLTILQVNNWFINARRRIVQPMIDQSNRTAGQGAAFSPEGQPMGAYTETQPQVTVRPPGSMGMSLNLEGEWHYL, translated from the exons ATGGGACATCGGGGGCCTAAGGGAGCAAGGCTGGGACACTTGGGGACAGTAGGGCAG taCGATGAGCTGCCCCACTACCCCGGCATCGTGGACAGCACTGCAGCCCTGGCTGGCTTCTCGGAGGCAGTGCCCTCGGCACCGAGAGCCCCCGGGCCCTACGGCCCCCACCGgcctccccagcccccgcccctggGCTTGGATAGTGATGGCCTGAGGAGGGAGAAGGATGAGATCTACGG aCACCCGCTCTTCCCGCTGCTGGCCCTGGTCTTTGAGAAATGTGAATTGGCCACGTGTTCTCCCCGTGATGGGGCTGGGACTGGGCCGGGCACACCCCCAGGCAGTGATGTATGCTCCTCCGATTCCTTCAATGAGGACATCGCAGCCTTTGCCAAGCAG gTCCGCTCCGAGAGGCCTCTCTTCTCCTCCAACCCGGAGCTGGACAATCTG ATGATACAAGCCATTCAAGTGCTCCGTTTCCACCTGCTGGAGCTGGAGAAG GTCCACGACCTGTGCGACAACTTCTGTCACCGCTACATCACCTGCCTCAAGGGAAAGATGCCCATCGACCTGGTCATCGAGGATCGGGACGGCGGCTGCAGGGAGGATCTCGACGACTACCCGGCCTCCTGCCCGAGCCTCCCAGATCAG AATACTACATGGATTAGAGACCAAGAAGACAGCGGGTCTGTACATTTGGGGACCCCGGGTCCATCCAGCGGGGGCCTGGCCTCCCAGAGTGGTGACAACTCCAGTGACCAAG CACAGCATGCCTCTCCCTGCTCAGGAGATGGACTAGACACAAATGTGGCCTCTCCCAGTTCTGGGGGAGAGGACGAAGAGCTGGACCACGAGCGCCGGCAGAACAAGAAGAGAGGGATCTTCCCCAAGGTGGCCACCAACATCATGAGAGCCTGGTTGTTCCAGCACCTCTCG CACCCGTACCCCTCAGAGGAGCAGAAGAAACAGCTGTCCCAGGACACGGGGCTCACCATCCTACAAGTCAACAACTG GTTCATTAATGCCCGGAGACGCATCGTGCAACCAATGATCGATCAATCCAACCGCACAG CAGGGCAGGGTGCAGCCTTCAGCCCAGAGGGCCAGCCCATGGGGGCCTACACGGAGACTCAGCCACAAGTGACTGTCAGGCCCCCAG GATCAATGGGGATGAGTTTGAACTTAGAAGGAGAGTGGCATTATTTATAG
- the MEIS3 gene encoding homeobox protein Meis3 isoform X5: protein MARRYDELPHYPGIVDSTAALAGFSEAVPSAPRAPGPYGPHRPPQPPPLGLDSDGLRREKDEIYGHPLFPLLALVFEKCELATCSPRDGAGTGPGTPPGSDVCSSDSFNEDIAAFAKQVRSERPLFSSNPELDNLMIQAIQVLRFHLLELEKVHDLCDNFCHRYITCLKGKMPIDLVIEDRDGGCREDLDDYPASCPSLPDQNTTWIRDQEDSGSVHLGTPGPSSGGLASQSGDNSSDQAQHASPCSGDGLDTNVASPSSGGEDEELDHERRQNKKRGIFPKVATNIMRAWLFQHLSHPYPSEEQKKQLSQDTGLTILQVNNWFINARRRIVQPMIDQSNRTAGQGAAFSPEGQPMGAYTETQPQVTVRPPGSMGMSLNLEGEWHYL, encoded by the exons ATGGCCCGGAGG taCGATGAGCTGCCCCACTACCCCGGCATCGTGGACAGCACTGCAGCCCTGGCTGGCTTCTCGGAGGCAGTGCCCTCGGCACCGAGAGCCCCCGGGCCCTACGGCCCCCACCGgcctccccagcccccgcccctggGCTTGGATAGTGATGGCCTGAGGAGGGAGAAGGATGAGATCTACGG aCACCCGCTCTTCCCGCTGCTGGCCCTGGTCTTTGAGAAATGTGAATTGGCCACGTGTTCTCCCCGTGATGGGGCTGGGACTGGGCCGGGCACACCCCCAGGCAGTGATGTATGCTCCTCCGATTCCTTCAATGAGGACATCGCAGCCTTTGCCAAGCAG gTCCGCTCCGAGAGGCCTCTCTTCTCCTCCAACCCGGAGCTGGACAATCTG ATGATACAAGCCATTCAAGTGCTCCGTTTCCACCTGCTGGAGCTGGAGAAG GTCCACGACCTGTGCGACAACTTCTGTCACCGCTACATCACCTGCCTCAAGGGAAAGATGCCCATCGACCTGGTCATCGAGGATCGGGACGGCGGCTGCAGGGAGGATCTCGACGACTACCCGGCCTCCTGCCCGAGCCTCCCAGATCAG AATACTACATGGATTAGAGACCAAGAAGACAGCGGGTCTGTACATTTGGGGACCCCGGGTCCATCCAGCGGGGGCCTGGCCTCCCAGAGTGGTGACAACTCCAGTGACCAAG CACAGCATGCCTCTCCCTGCTCAGGAGATGGACTAGACACAAATGTGGCCTCTCCCAGTTCTGGGGGAGAGGACGAAGAGCTGGACCACGAGCGCCGGCAGAACAAGAAGAGAGGGATCTTCCCCAAGGTGGCCACCAACATCATGAGAGCCTGGTTGTTCCAGCACCTCTCG CACCCGTACCCCTCAGAGGAGCAGAAGAAACAGCTGTCCCAGGACACGGGGCTCACCATCCTACAAGTCAACAACTG GTTCATTAATGCCCGGAGACGCATCGTGCAACCAATGATCGATCAATCCAACCGCACAG CAGGGCAGGGTGCAGCCTTCAGCCCAGAGGGCCAGCCCATGGGGGCCTACACGGAGACTCAGCCACAAGTGACTGTCAGGCCCCCAG GATCAATGGGGATGAGTTTGAACTTAGAAGGAGAGTGGCATTATTTATAG
- the MEIS3 gene encoding homeobox protein Meis3 isoform X9: MGHRGPKGARLGHLGTVGQYDELPHYPGIVDSTAALAGFSEAVPSAPRAPGPYGPHRPPQPPPLGLDSDGLRREKDEIYGHPLFPLLALVFEKCELATCSPRDGAGTGPGTPPGSDVCSSDSFNEDIAAFAKQVRSERPLFSSNPELDNLMIQAIQVLRFHLLELEKGKMPIDLVIEDRDGGCREDLDDYPASCPSLPDQNTTWIRDQEDSGSVHLGTPGPSSGGLASQSGDNSSDQGDGLDTNVASPSSGGEDEELDHERRQNKKRGIFPKVATNIMRAWLFQHLSHPYPSEEQKKQLSQDTGLTILQVNNWFINARRRIVQPMIDQSNRTGQGAAFSPEGQPMGAYTETQPQVTVRPPGSMGMSLNLEGEWHYL; this comes from the exons ATGGGACATCGGGGGCCTAAGGGAGCAAGGCTGGGACACTTGGGGACAGTAGGGCAG taCGATGAGCTGCCCCACTACCCCGGCATCGTGGACAGCACTGCAGCCCTGGCTGGCTTCTCGGAGGCAGTGCCCTCGGCACCGAGAGCCCCCGGGCCCTACGGCCCCCACCGgcctccccagcccccgcccctggGCTTGGATAGTGATGGCCTGAGGAGGGAGAAGGATGAGATCTACGG aCACCCGCTCTTCCCGCTGCTGGCCCTGGTCTTTGAGAAATGTGAATTGGCCACGTGTTCTCCCCGTGATGGGGCTGGGACTGGGCCGGGCACACCCCCAGGCAGTGATGTATGCTCCTCCGATTCCTTCAATGAGGACATCGCAGCCTTTGCCAAGCAG gTCCGCTCCGAGAGGCCTCTCTTCTCCTCCAACCCGGAGCTGGACAATCTG ATGATACAAGCCATTCAAGTGCTCCGTTTCCACCTGCTGGAGCTGGAGAAG GGAAAGATGCCCATCGACCTGGTCATCGAGGATCGGGACGGCGGCTGCAGGGAGGATCTCGACGACTACCCGGCCTCCTGCCCGAGCCTCCCAGATCAG AATACTACATGGATTAGAGACCAAGAAGACAGCGGGTCTGTACATTTGGGGACCCCGGGTCCATCCAGCGGGGGCCTGGCCTCCCAGAGTGGTGACAACTCCAGTGACCAAG GAGATGGACTAGACACAAATGTGGCCTCTCCCAGTTCTGGGGGAGAGGACGAAGAGCTGGACCACGAGCGCCGGCAGAACAAGAAGAGAGGGATCTTCCCCAAGGTGGCCACCAACATCATGAGAGCCTGGTTGTTCCAGCACCTCTCG CACCCGTACCCCTCAGAGGAGCAGAAGAAACAGCTGTCCCAGGACACGGGGCTCACCATCCTACAAGTCAACAACTG GTTCATTAATGCCCGGAGACGCATCGTGCAACCAATGATCGATCAATCCAACCGCACAG GGCAGGGTGCAGCCTTCAGCCCAGAGGGCCAGCCCATGGGGGCCTACACGGAGACTCAGCCACAAGTGACTGTCAGGCCCCCAG GATCAATGGGGATGAGTTTGAACTTAGAAGGAGAGTGGCATTATTTATAG
- the MEIS3 gene encoding homeobox protein Meis3 isoform X4 has product MGHRGPKGARLGHLGTVGQYDELPHYPGIVDSTAALAGFSEAVPSAPRAPGPYGPHRPPQPPPLGLDSDGLRREKDEIYGHPLFPLLALVFEKCELATCSPRDGAGTGPGTPPGSDVCSSDSFNEDIAAFAKQVRSERPLFSSNPELDNLMIQAIQVLRFHLLELEKVHDLCDNFCHRYITCLKGKMPIDLVIEDRDGGCREDLDDYPASCPSLPDQNTTWIRDQEDSGSVHLGTPGPSSGGLASQSGDNSSDQGDGLDTNVASPSSGGEDEELDHERRQNKKRGIFPKVATNIMRAWLFQHLSHPYPSEEQKKQLSQDTGLTILQVNNWFINARRRIVQPMIDQSNRTGQGAAFSPEGQPMGAYTETQPQVTVRPPGSMGMSLNLEGEWHYL; this is encoded by the exons ATGGGACATCGGGGGCCTAAGGGAGCAAGGCTGGGACACTTGGGGACAGTAGGGCAG taCGATGAGCTGCCCCACTACCCCGGCATCGTGGACAGCACTGCAGCCCTGGCTGGCTTCTCGGAGGCAGTGCCCTCGGCACCGAGAGCCCCCGGGCCCTACGGCCCCCACCGgcctccccagcccccgcccctggGCTTGGATAGTGATGGCCTGAGGAGGGAGAAGGATGAGATCTACGG aCACCCGCTCTTCCCGCTGCTGGCCCTGGTCTTTGAGAAATGTGAATTGGCCACGTGTTCTCCCCGTGATGGGGCTGGGACTGGGCCGGGCACACCCCCAGGCAGTGATGTATGCTCCTCCGATTCCTTCAATGAGGACATCGCAGCCTTTGCCAAGCAG gTCCGCTCCGAGAGGCCTCTCTTCTCCTCCAACCCGGAGCTGGACAATCTG ATGATACAAGCCATTCAAGTGCTCCGTTTCCACCTGCTGGAGCTGGAGAAG GTCCACGACCTGTGCGACAACTTCTGTCACCGCTACATCACCTGCCTCAAGGGAAAGATGCCCATCGACCTGGTCATCGAGGATCGGGACGGCGGCTGCAGGGAGGATCTCGACGACTACCCGGCCTCCTGCCCGAGCCTCCCAGATCAG AATACTACATGGATTAGAGACCAAGAAGACAGCGGGTCTGTACATTTGGGGACCCCGGGTCCATCCAGCGGGGGCCTGGCCTCCCAGAGTGGTGACAACTCCAGTGACCAAG GAGATGGACTAGACACAAATGTGGCCTCTCCCAGTTCTGGGGGAGAGGACGAAGAGCTGGACCACGAGCGCCGGCAGAACAAGAAGAGAGGGATCTTCCCCAAGGTGGCCACCAACATCATGAGAGCCTGGTTGTTCCAGCACCTCTCG CACCCGTACCCCTCAGAGGAGCAGAAGAAACAGCTGTCCCAGGACACGGGGCTCACCATCCTACAAGTCAACAACTG GTTCATTAATGCCCGGAGACGCATCGTGCAACCAATGATCGATCAATCCAACCGCACAG GGCAGGGTGCAGCCTTCAGCCCAGAGGGCCAGCCCATGGGGGCCTACACGGAGACTCAGCCACAAGTGACTGTCAGGCCCCCAG GATCAATGGGGATGAGTTTGAACTTAGAAGGAGAGTGGCATTATTTATAG
- the MEIS3 gene encoding homeobox protein Meis3 isoform X3 produces the protein MGHRGPKGARLGHLGTVGQYDELPHYPGIVDSTAALAGFSEAVPSAPRAPGPYGPHRPPQPPPLGLDSDGLRREKDEIYGHPLFPLLALVFEKCELATCSPRDGAGTGPGTPPGSDVCSSDSFNEDIAAFAKQVRSERPLFSSNPELDNLMIQAIQVLRFHLLELEKVHDLCDNFCHRYITCLKGKMPIDLVIEDRDGGCREDLDDYPASCPSLPDQNTTWIRDQEDSGSVHLGTPGPSSGGLASQSGDNSSDQGDGLDTNVASPSSGGEDEELDHERRQNKKRGIFPKVATNIMRAWLFQHLSHPYPSEEQKKQLSQDTGLTILQVNNWFINARRRIVQPMIDQSNRTAGQGAAFSPEGQPMGAYTETQPQVTVRPPGSMGMSLNLEGEWHYL, from the exons ATGGGACATCGGGGGCCTAAGGGAGCAAGGCTGGGACACTTGGGGACAGTAGGGCAG taCGATGAGCTGCCCCACTACCCCGGCATCGTGGACAGCACTGCAGCCCTGGCTGGCTTCTCGGAGGCAGTGCCCTCGGCACCGAGAGCCCCCGGGCCCTACGGCCCCCACCGgcctccccagcccccgcccctggGCTTGGATAGTGATGGCCTGAGGAGGGAGAAGGATGAGATCTACGG aCACCCGCTCTTCCCGCTGCTGGCCCTGGTCTTTGAGAAATGTGAATTGGCCACGTGTTCTCCCCGTGATGGGGCTGGGACTGGGCCGGGCACACCCCCAGGCAGTGATGTATGCTCCTCCGATTCCTTCAATGAGGACATCGCAGCCTTTGCCAAGCAG gTCCGCTCCGAGAGGCCTCTCTTCTCCTCCAACCCGGAGCTGGACAATCTG ATGATACAAGCCATTCAAGTGCTCCGTTTCCACCTGCTGGAGCTGGAGAAG GTCCACGACCTGTGCGACAACTTCTGTCACCGCTACATCACCTGCCTCAAGGGAAAGATGCCCATCGACCTGGTCATCGAGGATCGGGACGGCGGCTGCAGGGAGGATCTCGACGACTACCCGGCCTCCTGCCCGAGCCTCCCAGATCAG AATACTACATGGATTAGAGACCAAGAAGACAGCGGGTCTGTACATTTGGGGACCCCGGGTCCATCCAGCGGGGGCCTGGCCTCCCAGAGTGGTGACAACTCCAGTGACCAAG GAGATGGACTAGACACAAATGTGGCCTCTCCCAGTTCTGGGGGAGAGGACGAAGAGCTGGACCACGAGCGCCGGCAGAACAAGAAGAGAGGGATCTTCCCCAAGGTGGCCACCAACATCATGAGAGCCTGGTTGTTCCAGCACCTCTCG CACCCGTACCCCTCAGAGGAGCAGAAGAAACAGCTGTCCCAGGACACGGGGCTCACCATCCTACAAGTCAACAACTG GTTCATTAATGCCCGGAGACGCATCGTGCAACCAATGATCGATCAATCCAACCGCACAG CAGGGCAGGGTGCAGCCTTCAGCCCAGAGGGCCAGCCCATGGGGGCCTACACGGAGACTCAGCCACAAGTGACTGTCAGGCCCCCAG GATCAATGGGGATGAGTTTGAACTTAGAAGGAGAGTGGCATTATTTATAG
- the MEIS3 gene encoding homeobox protein Meis3 isoform X8 produces the protein MARRYDELPHYPGIVDSTAALAGFSEAVPSAPRAPGPYGPHRPPQPPPLGLDSDGLRREKDEIYGHPLFPLLALVFEKCELATCSPRDGAGTGPGTPPGSDVCSSDSFNEDIAAFAKQVRSERPLFSSNPELDNLMIQAIQVLRFHLLELEKVHDLCDNFCHRYITCLKGKMPIDLVIEDRDGGCREDLDDYPASCPSLPDQNTTWIRDQEDSGSVHLGTPGPSSGGLASQSGDNSSDQGDGLDTNVASPSSGGEDEELDHERRQNKKRGIFPKVATNIMRAWLFQHLSHPYPSEEQKKQLSQDTGLTILQVNNWFINARRRIVQPMIDQSNRTGQGAAFSPEGQPMGAYTETQPQVTVRPPGSMGMSLNLEGEWHYL, from the exons ATGGCCCGGAGG taCGATGAGCTGCCCCACTACCCCGGCATCGTGGACAGCACTGCAGCCCTGGCTGGCTTCTCGGAGGCAGTGCCCTCGGCACCGAGAGCCCCCGGGCCCTACGGCCCCCACCGgcctccccagcccccgcccctggGCTTGGATAGTGATGGCCTGAGGAGGGAGAAGGATGAGATCTACGG aCACCCGCTCTTCCCGCTGCTGGCCCTGGTCTTTGAGAAATGTGAATTGGCCACGTGTTCTCCCCGTGATGGGGCTGGGACTGGGCCGGGCACACCCCCAGGCAGTGATGTATGCTCCTCCGATTCCTTCAATGAGGACATCGCAGCCTTTGCCAAGCAG gTCCGCTCCGAGAGGCCTCTCTTCTCCTCCAACCCGGAGCTGGACAATCTG ATGATACAAGCCATTCAAGTGCTCCGTTTCCACCTGCTGGAGCTGGAGAAG GTCCACGACCTGTGCGACAACTTCTGTCACCGCTACATCACCTGCCTCAAGGGAAAGATGCCCATCGACCTGGTCATCGAGGATCGGGACGGCGGCTGCAGGGAGGATCTCGACGACTACCCGGCCTCCTGCCCGAGCCTCCCAGATCAG AATACTACATGGATTAGAGACCAAGAAGACAGCGGGTCTGTACATTTGGGGACCCCGGGTCCATCCAGCGGGGGCCTGGCCTCCCAGAGTGGTGACAACTCCAGTGACCAAG GAGATGGACTAGACACAAATGTGGCCTCTCCCAGTTCTGGGGGAGAGGACGAAGAGCTGGACCACGAGCGCCGGCAGAACAAGAAGAGAGGGATCTTCCCCAAGGTGGCCACCAACATCATGAGAGCCTGGTTGTTCCAGCACCTCTCG CACCCGTACCCCTCAGAGGAGCAGAAGAAACAGCTGTCCCAGGACACGGGGCTCACCATCCTACAAGTCAACAACTG GTTCATTAATGCCCGGAGACGCATCGTGCAACCAATGATCGATCAATCCAACCGCACAG GGCAGGGTGCAGCCTTCAGCCCAGAGGGCCAGCCCATGGGGGCCTACACGGAGACTCAGCCACAAGTGACTGTCAGGCCCCCAG GATCAATGGGGATGAGTTTGAACTTAGAAGGAGAGTGGCATTATTTATAG
- the MEIS3 gene encoding homeobox protein Meis3 isoform X11, whose protein sequence is MARRYDELPHYPGIVDSTAALAGFSEAVPSAPRAPGPYGPHRPPQPPPLGLDSDGLRREKDEIYGHPLFPLLALVFEKCELATCSPRDGAGTGPGTPPGSDVCSSDSFNEDIAAFAKQVRSERPLFSSNPELDNLMIQAIQVLRFHLLELEKGKMPIDLVIEDRDGGCREDLDDYPASCPSLPDQNTTWIRDQEDSGSVHLGTPGPSSGGLASQSGDNSSDQGDGLDTNVASPSSGGEDEELDHERRQNKKRGIFPKVATNIMRAWLFQHLSHPYPSEEQKKQLSQDTGLTILQVNNWFINARRRIVQPMIDQSNRTGQGAAFSPEGQPMGAYTETQPQVTVRPPGSMGMSLNLEGEWHYL, encoded by the exons ATGGCCCGGAGG taCGATGAGCTGCCCCACTACCCCGGCATCGTGGACAGCACTGCAGCCCTGGCTGGCTTCTCGGAGGCAGTGCCCTCGGCACCGAGAGCCCCCGGGCCCTACGGCCCCCACCGgcctccccagcccccgcccctggGCTTGGATAGTGATGGCCTGAGGAGGGAGAAGGATGAGATCTACGG aCACCCGCTCTTCCCGCTGCTGGCCCTGGTCTTTGAGAAATGTGAATTGGCCACGTGTTCTCCCCGTGATGGGGCTGGGACTGGGCCGGGCACACCCCCAGGCAGTGATGTATGCTCCTCCGATTCCTTCAATGAGGACATCGCAGCCTTTGCCAAGCAG gTCCGCTCCGAGAGGCCTCTCTTCTCCTCCAACCCGGAGCTGGACAATCTG ATGATACAAGCCATTCAAGTGCTCCGTTTCCACCTGCTGGAGCTGGAGAAG GGAAAGATGCCCATCGACCTGGTCATCGAGGATCGGGACGGCGGCTGCAGGGAGGATCTCGACGACTACCCGGCCTCCTGCCCGAGCCTCCCAGATCAG AATACTACATGGATTAGAGACCAAGAAGACAGCGGGTCTGTACATTTGGGGACCCCGGGTCCATCCAGCGGGGGCCTGGCCTCCCAGAGTGGTGACAACTCCAGTGACCAAG GAGATGGACTAGACACAAATGTGGCCTCTCCCAGTTCTGGGGGAGAGGACGAAGAGCTGGACCACGAGCGCCGGCAGAACAAGAAGAGAGGGATCTTCCCCAAGGTGGCCACCAACATCATGAGAGCCTGGTTGTTCCAGCACCTCTCG CACCCGTACCCCTCAGAGGAGCAGAAGAAACAGCTGTCCCAGGACACGGGGCTCACCATCCTACAAGTCAACAACTG GTTCATTAATGCCCGGAGACGCATCGTGCAACCAATGATCGATCAATCCAACCGCACAG GGCAGGGTGCAGCCTTCAGCCCAGAGGGCCAGCCCATGGGGGCCTACACGGAGACTCAGCCACAAGTGACTGTCAGGCCCCCAG GATCAATGGGGATGAGTTTGAACTTAGAAGGAGAGTGGCATTATTTATAG
- the MEIS3 gene encoding homeobox protein Meis3 isoform X6: MGHRGPKGARLGHLGTVGQYDELPHYPGIVDSTAALAGFSEAVPSAPRAPGPYGPHRPPQPPPLGLDSDGLRREKDEIYGHPLFPLLALVFEKCELATCSPRDGAGTGPGTPPGSDVCSSDSFNEDIAAFAKQVRSERPLFSSNPELDNLMIQAIQVLRFHLLELEKGKMPIDLVIEDRDGGCREDLDDYPASCPSLPDQNTTWIRDQEDSGSVHLGTPGPSSGGLASQSGDNSSDQAQHASPCSGDGLDTNVASPSSGGEDEELDHERRQNKKRGIFPKVATNIMRAWLFQHLSHPYPSEEQKKQLSQDTGLTILQVNNWFINARRRIVQPMIDQSNRTAGQGAAFSPEGQPMGAYTETQPQVTVRPPGSMGMSLNLEGEWHYL, from the exons ATGGGACATCGGGGGCCTAAGGGAGCAAGGCTGGGACACTTGGGGACAGTAGGGCAG taCGATGAGCTGCCCCACTACCCCGGCATCGTGGACAGCACTGCAGCCCTGGCTGGCTTCTCGGAGGCAGTGCCCTCGGCACCGAGAGCCCCCGGGCCCTACGGCCCCCACCGgcctccccagcccccgcccctggGCTTGGATAGTGATGGCCTGAGGAGGGAGAAGGATGAGATCTACGG aCACCCGCTCTTCCCGCTGCTGGCCCTGGTCTTTGAGAAATGTGAATTGGCCACGTGTTCTCCCCGTGATGGGGCTGGGACTGGGCCGGGCACACCCCCAGGCAGTGATGTATGCTCCTCCGATTCCTTCAATGAGGACATCGCAGCCTTTGCCAAGCAG gTCCGCTCCGAGAGGCCTCTCTTCTCCTCCAACCCGGAGCTGGACAATCTG ATGATACAAGCCATTCAAGTGCTCCGTTTCCACCTGCTGGAGCTGGAGAAG GGAAAGATGCCCATCGACCTGGTCATCGAGGATCGGGACGGCGGCTGCAGGGAGGATCTCGACGACTACCCGGCCTCCTGCCCGAGCCTCCCAGATCAG AATACTACATGGATTAGAGACCAAGAAGACAGCGGGTCTGTACATTTGGGGACCCCGGGTCCATCCAGCGGGGGCCTGGCCTCCCAGAGTGGTGACAACTCCAGTGACCAAG CACAGCATGCCTCTCCCTGCTCAGGAGATGGACTAGACACAAATGTGGCCTCTCCCAGTTCTGGGGGAGAGGACGAAGAGCTGGACCACGAGCGCCGGCAGAACAAGAAGAGAGGGATCTTCCCCAAGGTGGCCACCAACATCATGAGAGCCTGGTTGTTCCAGCACCTCTCG CACCCGTACCCCTCAGAGGAGCAGAAGAAACAGCTGTCCCAGGACACGGGGCTCACCATCCTACAAGTCAACAACTG GTTCATTAATGCCCGGAGACGCATCGTGCAACCAATGATCGATCAATCCAACCGCACAG CAGGGCAGGGTGCAGCCTTCAGCCCAGAGGGCCAGCCCATGGGGGCCTACACGGAGACTCAGCCACAAGTGACTGTCAGGCCCCCAG GATCAATGGGGATGAGTTTGAACTTAGAAGGAGAGTGGCATTATTTATAG
- the MEIS3 gene encoding homeobox protein Meis3 isoform X2, which translates to MGHRGPKGARLGHLGTVGQYDELPHYPGIVDSTAALAGFSEAVPSAPRAPGPYGPHRPPQPPPLGLDSDGLRREKDEIYGHPLFPLLALVFEKCELATCSPRDGAGTGPGTPPGSDVCSSDSFNEDIAAFAKQVRSERPLFSSNPELDNLMIQAIQVLRFHLLELEKVHDLCDNFCHRYITCLKGKMPIDLVIEDRDGGCREDLDDYPASCPSLPDQNTTWIRDQEDSGSVHLGTPGPSSGGLASQSGDNSSDQAQHASPCSGDGLDTNVASPSSGGEDEELDHERRQNKKRGIFPKVATNIMRAWLFQHLSHPYPSEEQKKQLSQDTGLTILQVNNWFINARRRIVQPMIDQSNRTGQGAAFSPEGQPMGAYTETQPQVTVRPPGSMGMSLNLEGEWHYL; encoded by the exons ATGGGACATCGGGGGCCTAAGGGAGCAAGGCTGGGACACTTGGGGACAGTAGGGCAG taCGATGAGCTGCCCCACTACCCCGGCATCGTGGACAGCACTGCAGCCCTGGCTGGCTTCTCGGAGGCAGTGCCCTCGGCACCGAGAGCCCCCGGGCCCTACGGCCCCCACCGgcctccccagcccccgcccctggGCTTGGATAGTGATGGCCTGAGGAGGGAGAAGGATGAGATCTACGG aCACCCGCTCTTCCCGCTGCTGGCCCTGGTCTTTGAGAAATGTGAATTGGCCACGTGTTCTCCCCGTGATGGGGCTGGGACTGGGCCGGGCACACCCCCAGGCAGTGATGTATGCTCCTCCGATTCCTTCAATGAGGACATCGCAGCCTTTGCCAAGCAG gTCCGCTCCGAGAGGCCTCTCTTCTCCTCCAACCCGGAGCTGGACAATCTG ATGATACAAGCCATTCAAGTGCTCCGTTTCCACCTGCTGGAGCTGGAGAAG GTCCACGACCTGTGCGACAACTTCTGTCACCGCTACATCACCTGCCTCAAGGGAAAGATGCCCATCGACCTGGTCATCGAGGATCGGGACGGCGGCTGCAGGGAGGATCTCGACGACTACCCGGCCTCCTGCCCGAGCCTCCCAGATCAG AATACTACATGGATTAGAGACCAAGAAGACAGCGGGTCTGTACATTTGGGGACCCCGGGTCCATCCAGCGGGGGCCTGGCCTCCCAGAGTGGTGACAACTCCAGTGACCAAG CACAGCATGCCTCTCCCTGCTCAGGAGATGGACTAGACACAAATGTGGCCTCTCCCAGTTCTGGGGGAGAGGACGAAGAGCTGGACCACGAGCGCCGGCAGAACAAGAAGAGAGGGATCTTCCCCAAGGTGGCCACCAACATCATGAGAGCCTGGTTGTTCCAGCACCTCTCG CACCCGTACCCCTCAGAGGAGCAGAAGAAACAGCTGTCCCAGGACACGGGGCTCACCATCCTACAAGTCAACAACTG GTTCATTAATGCCCGGAGACGCATCGTGCAACCAATGATCGATCAATCCAACCGCACAG GGCAGGGTGCAGCCTTCAGCCCAGAGGGCCAGCCCATGGGGGCCTACACGGAGACTCAGCCACAAGTGACTGTCAGGCCCCCAG GATCAATGGGGATGAGTTTGAACTTAGAAGGAGAGTGGCATTATTTATAG